In Flavobacterium luteolum, the DNA window TTTTTTCATCTGTAGATTGGATTTCTATGCCAAAGTACACAGGATACGCAGTGGGTTACGGTTTAGAAACTATTATTGGTCCTATAGAAGTAAAACAATCTTGGTCTCCAGAAATGTCAAAAAGCTTTACTTGGTTTAGTATTGGGTTTCAATTTTAGTAGTATAACAGAGAATACTTCAATAAATTCTACCTATTTTTTTACATCATAAAAATTATATCAAAAAAACTAAGTTATTTTATAGTAATAAATAATATAATTTTTATTTTTACTTCGAAAAAATTACGACATTTGTTATAATGAAAACAAATTGGACAGGTTTATTAGAGTATCTTCAATTCCTCATCAAGAGAAATCCTGAGTAATGGCTCTATCGAATTGAAATAATCAGTCAATTGCAAAAATTGAACTGATTATTATCTCTGCAATTCAAATTTTCGAATTATCTAATTTACTAATTATCTAATTGAAAAAGCCATGCCACTATATCATAAACTTGGGGATTTTCCTCAAAAGCGACACACCCAATTTGAAAAACCAAATGGCGGTTTTTACTACGAACAATTGTTTGGAACTGAAGGTTTTCATGGACATTCGTCGCTATCTTATCACGTACACAGACCAACACAGGTTAAAGAAATTTTAAACTCTTATTCGGTTGAACCTAAAATTGCAATCGGAAAAAATATAAAATCACTTCTTTTTAAAGGTTTTGAATTAAAACCTGAAAATGATTTTCTAGACAGCCGAAAAGCGATGTTAGTCAATAAAGACTGTATTATTGGTTTGGCTGCGCCGAAAGAATCGCTTCGAAATTATTTCTACAAAAATGCCGATGCCGATGAAATGCTTTTCATTCATAGAGGAAAAGGAAAATTAAGAACCATGTTAGGAAATATTCCATTTGAATATGGCGATTACCTAATTATTCCACGTGGTATTATTTATCAGATCGATTTCGAAACAGAAGACAACCGATTATTTTATGTAGAATCGTACTCTCCTTTTTATACTCCTAAACGTTATAAAAATCAGTCAGGGCAGCATTTAGAACATTCTCCATTTTGCGAGCGTGATTTTATTCTGCCAAACGAATTGGAAACACATGACGAAAAAGGTGATTTTTTAATTAAAATCAAAAAAGAAGGAATGATGCACGAAGTGGTTTATGCCACACATCCGTTTGATGTTGTAGGCTGGGACGGCTACAATTTTCCATACGGATTTTCAATTCATAATTTCGAACCTATAACTGGACGTGTTCATCAACCGCCACCAGTACATCAAACTTTTGAAACAGCAACTTTTGTTGTTTGTTCATTCTGCCCAAGACTTTACGATTATCATCCAAAAGCTATTCCAGCACCATACAATCACAGCAATATAGATTCTGACGAAGTACTATATTATGTTGATGGTGATTTTATGAGCCGTAATAATATCGAGCAAGGTCATATCACTTTACACCCTAAAGGAATTCCGCACGGTCCAGCGCCAGCCGCAATGGAACGTAGTATTGGTCACAAAGAAACTCAAGAATTAGCTGTTATGGTGGATACTTTCCGTCCGTTAATGGTTACTGAAGAGGCTATGGGATTGGATGACGGCCAGTACTATAAATCTTGGACGGAATAGTTTTTTAATGTGACAATGTGTCAATTAGATAATTAGAAAATTTCTTTAATTAGAAAATGTGTCAATTTGGAAATTAGACAATTAAATATTGTAATTTTAAACCTACAAAATAAATTATCTCATTATCAAATTTTCTAATTATCATATTAAACAAATGACTTTTAACGAAAAATATAAAGACAACGCTCTTTTAATAAAAACCTTCAACTTTGCATTAAATATAATTGATTATACAACCGAACTTCAAGATCAAAAGAAATTCGTAATTGCAAACCAATTATTAAAAAGCGGAACATCAATTGGAGCTAATTCAAAAGAGTCACAAAACGCAGAAAGCAAGGCAGATTTTATTCATAAATTAAAAATTGCAATTAAAGAGGCAGATGAAACAGAGTATTGGTTGTTTTTATGTGATGCCCATAAGGAATATCCAAATTGCAAGCGTTTAATAAACGATCTTTCAGAAATTTTAAAAATTTTAAACAAAATAATATCAACATCTAAGAGGAATTAGAAAATTAGAAAATGTGTCAATTAGAAAATTGATAAATTAAAGCATTTCAAAAATTATCTCATTTTCTCATTATCAAATTATCTAATTATGAGTAAAGAAGTTAAATCAGTAGAATACGGATTAGAAAAAATATTTGAAGGAGCACAAGATTTCCTTCCATTATTAGGAACAGATTATGTAGAATTTTATGTAGGTAATGCAAAACAAGCAGCTCATTACTATAAATCTGCATTTGGATATCAATCTTTGGCTTATGCTGGATTGGAAACTGGAGTAAGAGACAGAGCTTCTTATGTTTTAAAACAAGACAAAATCAGAATTGTTTTGACAACGCCATTAACAGCTGATTCTCCAATAAACGAACATTTGAAAAAACATGGCGACGGAGTAAAAGTTGCAGCACTTTGGGTTGAAGATGCTACAAAATCTTACGAAGAAACTATGAAACGTGGCGCTCGTTCTTTTATGGAACCAACGGTTGAAGAAGATGAATTTGGTCAGGTTGTTCGTTCCGGAATTTACACTTACGGAGAAACGGTTCACATTTTTGTAGAAAGAAAAAACTACAATGGCGTTTTCTTGCCAGGCTACAGAGAATGGAATTCTGACTTTAACCCAGAATCAACCGGATTAAAATATATTGATCACATGGTTGGAAATGTGGGTTGGAATGAAATGAATACTTGGGTAAAATTCTACGAAGACGTTATGGGATTCGTGAATTTCTTATCTTTTGATGACAAACAAATTACTACAGAATATTCTGCTTTGATGAGTAAAGTAATGTCTAACGGAAACGGAAGAATTAAATTCCCAATCAACGAACCAGCCGAAGGAAAGAAAAAATCTCAAATTGAAGAATATTTAGACTTCTACGGCGGACCTGGAATTCAGCATATCGCTATCGCTACAGATGATATTATTAAAACGGTATCACAATTAAGAGCTCGTGGTGTTGAATTTTTATCGGCTCCTCCTCATACATATTACCAAGCAATTCCTGAAAGATTGGGCGTTCATATGGATATGATGAAAGAAGATTTAAACGAAATCGAGAAACTTGCCATCATGGTAGATGCTGATGAAGATGGATACTTATTGCAAATATTTACTAAGCCAGTTCAAGACAGACCGACGCTTTTCTTCGAAATTATTCAAAGAATGGGTGCAAAAGGATTCGGTGCAGGTAACTTTAAAGCCCTTTTTGAGTCAATCGAAAGAGAGCAAGAATTGAGAGGAACGCTGTAAAATGTTAATTTTCATGCATAAAACAGCATAATTCTCCAAAAAACGATGATTTTTTTGCAAATGTTATGTTAAACTTGACTTTGGCTATTTGTTTTTTGAACTTTCTATCTATCTTTGCACTCGCAAATCAGGAAGGGGTGGTTTCCTTCCGAATTGATATAAATTTCATAATTTATAGTTTTTTGGTTAGTTAATAGCATAAAAACTCAGTCATCTTTGACTGAGTTTTTTTGTTTTGGTACATTTGGAATAAAATTTGCATTTGTCTACCTTTATAAATAAATGTAAAGATTGTACTATGAAAAAGCTCATCCTCATTATATTAGCACTAACACTACTTGCTTTCAGCCCTCAAAAAGAAGACGCTTTCGACACAGGAGAATATTTCAAATTTAGAATACATTACGGAATTGTAAATGCTGGATATGCAACACTTGAAGTAAAAGATGCTACCATAAACAACAAAAAGGTATTTCACTCTGTTGGAAAAGGTTACACAACTGGAATGTCCAAATTTTTCTTTAAAGTAGAAGATTTGTATGAAAGTTATTTTGACAAAGAGACAGGAAAACCGTACCGCTATGTCCGAAAAATTGATGAAGGTGGCTACACCAAAAATCAAGAAGGTTTTTTTAATCAGAATGAAAATAGAGTTTTAGTAAAAGACTATAAACGCAAAACAGAAAAAACAATCATTGTTACGGAAGGCGTACAAGATATAGTTTCTGCTTTTTATTATCTGAGAAACCACCCAAACATTGACAAACTTAAATCGGGTGAAGCCATTACAATTGACATGTTTTTTGATGATGAAATCACAAAATTTAAGTTAAAATATGTAGGTCGTCAAGATATTACGACTAAATTTGGAACCGTTTCTACGATGGTCTTCAAGCCATTGGTACAAACGGGAAGAGTATTTAAAGAAAAAGAGAGTTTAACGCTCTGGATAACAGACGATGTAAACAAAGTTCCAATTAGAATTAAAGCAGATTTGGCTGTAGGATCTCTTAAAGCCGATCTCGATGAATATAAAGGATTAAAAAGTCCACTAAAAGCAAAAAAATAATGAACCCTACAGATCATTCTGAAGCAATTTTAAAAGAAATTGACCTAAAATTTCAAGCCATAAATCAAAAAACTGATGTTCAATTAGAAGGATTGCTTTGGGCTAAACCAATCACTTATTGGGATTATATTCAAACTGATGCTCTATTAAATTTACAAATTCAGCGCACCACACTTCCTGACGAAATGGTTTTTATCATGTACCATCAGGTAAACGAATTAATCTTTAAAATGATTTTGTGGGAA includes these proteins:
- a CDS encoding homogentisate 1,2-dioxygenase codes for the protein MPLYHKLGDFPQKRHTQFEKPNGGFYYEQLFGTEGFHGHSSLSYHVHRPTQVKEILNSYSVEPKIAIGKNIKSLLFKGFELKPENDFLDSRKAMLVNKDCIIGLAAPKESLRNYFYKNADADEMLFIHRGKGKLRTMLGNIPFEYGDYLIIPRGIIYQIDFETEDNRLFYVESYSPFYTPKRYKNQSGQHLEHSPFCERDFILPNELETHDEKGDFLIKIKKEGMMHEVVYATHPFDVVGWDGYNFPYGFSIHNFEPITGRVHQPPPVHQTFETATFVVCSFCPRLYDYHPKAIPAPYNHSNIDSDEVLYYVDGDFMSRNNIEQGHITLHPKGIPHGPAPAAMERSIGHKETQELAVMVDTFRPLMVTEEAMGLDDGQYYKSWTE
- a CDS encoding four helix bundle protein — encoded protein: MTFNEKYKDNALLIKTFNFALNIIDYTTELQDQKKFVIANQLLKSGTSIGANSKESQNAESKADFIHKLKIAIKEADETEYWLFLCDAHKEYPNCKRLINDLSEILKILNKIISTSKRN
- the hppD gene encoding 4-hydroxyphenylpyruvate dioxygenase; translated protein: MSKEVKSVEYGLEKIFEGAQDFLPLLGTDYVEFYVGNAKQAAHYYKSAFGYQSLAYAGLETGVRDRASYVLKQDKIRIVLTTPLTADSPINEHLKKHGDGVKVAALWVEDATKSYEETMKRGARSFMEPTVEEDEFGQVVRSGIYTYGETVHIFVERKNYNGVFLPGYREWNSDFNPESTGLKYIDHMVGNVGWNEMNTWVKFYEDVMGFVNFLSFDDKQITTEYSALMSKVMSNGNGRIKFPINEPAEGKKKSQIEEYLDFYGGPGIQHIAIATDDIIKTVSQLRARGVEFLSAPPHTYYQAIPERLGVHMDMMKEDLNEIEKLAIMVDADEDGYLLQIFTKPVQDRPTLFFEIIQRMGAKGFGAGNFKALFESIEREQELRGTL
- a CDS encoding DUF3108 domain-containing protein, with the protein product MKKLILIILALTLLAFSPQKEDAFDTGEYFKFRIHYGIVNAGYATLEVKDATINNKKVFHSVGKGYTTGMSKFFFKVEDLYESYFDKETGKPYRYVRKIDEGGYTKNQEGFFNQNENRVLVKDYKRKTEKTIIVTEGVQDIVSAFYYLRNHPNIDKLKSGEAITIDMFFDDEITKFKLKYVGRQDITTKFGTVSTMVFKPLVQTGRVFKEKESLTLWITDDVNKVPIRIKADLAVGSLKADLDEYKGLKSPLKAKK